From the Chloroflexus aurantiacus J-10-fl genome, one window contains:
- a CDS encoding leucine--tRNA ligase, producing MSDVKVEKTPIERYDPAAIETKWQNRWAADQLYRTPPIDPAKPKYYVLDFYPYPSGDGLSVGHCRNYVPTDVVARYYRMRGYNVLHPMGWDAFGLPTENAAIKTKTNPAVLTRRYSANYKRQMNMLGLSYDWDREITSSEPDYYHWTQWIFLRLYHSWYDRRVDKARPIHELEAELAEYGTSRLDLPLTEPQVTAEEWRQATPLQRQEILRRFRLAYRSEAVVNWDPVDKTVLANEEVLPDGTAWRSGAKVERKVLKQWFFRITAYADRLDRDLDTVDWPAKIVTMQRNWIGRSRGAEVVFHTEAGDPIIVFTTRPDTLWGATFMVLSPEHPLVAKLTTDAQREQVEAYIAQARNRPTTTAVAEEKEKTGVWTGSYAINPVNGVRIPIWIADYVLMGYGTGAIMAVPAHDERDFAFAITYGLPIIPVIARSDQAARSLVRAGTVTDDTAAALQAAGFTVTPQDNGDLLVELTADRVAEYAALIQPRLRSGWTEVVGSGWLFIFPDEVIALESIAADERITARLREGTGNPHLPTAMAYLHSIAAYRDLVYHDEYGVPIHSGPINGVPADQAVEQAIAYLEQQRIGKGRTNYKMRDWLISRQRYWGTPIPIIHREDGLEIALDDQDLPLTLPNVESYEPTATGESPLALIDEWVNVTLPDGSRGRRETDTMGTFACSSWYFLRFADNHNDQALASPEALNYWLPVDMYVGGAEHAVMHLLYARFWTKVLYDLGVVNFFEPFTRLRNQGLILAPPREVNGEIVIEKMSKSKGNVITPDEVVAEHGADALRGYEAFISDFELSVPWSTDGVPGVKRWLDRVWRIVLSPTAERGQTSAVMNERQLRRVTHQTIQRVENDILNFKFNTMVAALMEFTNTLYRARDAGLSGTPAWQEAIETLLLLMAPITPHISEELWARLGKPYSIHQQRWPVADPAVAAEEEVEIVVQVNGKVRGKLTVPVDLDEAQLRELALNNERVQQFINSKPIQNVIVVPRRLVNIVVGA from the coding sequence ATGAGCGACGTCAAAGTAGAAAAAACTCCGATTGAACGCTACGATCCTGCCGCAATTGAGACCAAATGGCAGAACCGTTGGGCTGCCGACCAACTGTACCGCACACCACCAATTGATCCCGCCAAACCAAAATATTATGTGCTTGATTTCTACCCCTATCCCAGTGGCGATGGTCTGAGCGTCGGGCACTGCCGTAATTACGTCCCAACCGATGTCGTCGCACGCTACTACCGCATGCGCGGCTACAACGTCTTGCATCCGATGGGGTGGGATGCCTTTGGCCTGCCAACCGAAAATGCCGCGATTAAGACCAAAACCAATCCGGCGGTATTGACCCGCCGCTACAGCGCCAACTACAAACGACAGATGAATATGCTCGGCCTCAGTTACGACTGGGACCGTGAAATTACGTCTTCCGAACCCGATTACTATCACTGGACACAGTGGATTTTCCTGCGCCTCTACCACTCCTGGTACGACCGACGGGTTGATAAGGCGCGTCCCATTCACGAGCTGGAAGCTGAACTGGCCGAATATGGCACCAGCCGTCTTGATCTGCCACTCACCGAACCCCAGGTCACAGCGGAAGAATGGCGCCAGGCCACGCCCTTGCAACGGCAAGAGATTCTGCGCCGTTTTCGGCTGGCCTACCGCAGCGAAGCCGTTGTTAACTGGGACCCGGTGGATAAGACCGTGCTGGCCAATGAAGAGGTCTTGCCCGACGGAACGGCATGGCGGAGCGGCGCCAAAGTTGAGCGCAAGGTGCTCAAACAATGGTTTTTCCGCATTACGGCTTACGCCGACCGTCTGGATCGCGATCTGGACACAGTCGACTGGCCGGCGAAGATCGTCACCATGCAGCGCAACTGGATCGGGCGCTCGCGTGGTGCCGAGGTCGTCTTCCACACCGAAGCCGGCGATCCCATCATCGTGTTCACGACTCGTCCTGACACGCTGTGGGGTGCCACCTTCATGGTGCTCTCGCCCGAACATCCGCTGGTCGCGAAGCTGACGACGGATGCGCAGCGTGAACAGGTCGAAGCGTATATTGCGCAGGCTCGTAATCGCCCCACAACAACGGCAGTTGCAGAAGAGAAGGAAAAAACCGGTGTCTGGACTGGTAGCTACGCGATCAATCCGGTAAATGGGGTCCGCATTCCGATCTGGATCGCCGATTACGTATTAATGGGGTACGGCACCGGTGCCATTATGGCGGTACCGGCCCACGACGAGCGCGACTTCGCCTTTGCGATCACGTATGGGCTGCCGATTATTCCGGTTATTGCCCGTTCTGATCAGGCGGCACGTTCTCTGGTGCGCGCCGGTACTGTGACTGATGATACGGCAGCGGCATTGCAGGCCGCGGGCTTTACCGTCACCCCGCAAGACAATGGCGATCTGCTGGTCGAATTGACCGCTGATCGCGTTGCTGAGTATGCCGCGTTGATCCAGCCTCGCTTGCGTTCAGGCTGGACCGAGGTGGTTGGATCGGGCTGGCTTTTCATCTTCCCCGATGAAGTCATCGCTCTTGAGTCAATAGCCGCCGATGAGCGCATTACAGCACGGTTGCGCGAGGGAACCGGTAATCCCCATCTGCCAACGGCGATGGCCTATCTGCATAGTATCGCCGCCTACCGCGATCTCGTGTATCACGACGAGTATGGCGTACCGATCCACTCTGGCCCGATCAACGGCGTACCGGCAGATCAGGCGGTAGAGCAGGCCATTGCCTACCTCGAACAGCAACGCATCGGCAAAGGTCGTACCAACTACAAGATGCGGGACTGGCTGATCAGCCGCCAGCGCTACTGGGGTACACCCATCCCGATCATTCACCGTGAAGATGGGCTTGAAATTGCGCTGGATGATCAGGATTTGCCGCTCACGCTGCCGAACGTCGAGAGCTACGAGCCAACCGCTACCGGCGAGTCACCACTGGCGCTAATCGACGAATGGGTCAACGTCACTCTCCCCGATGGCAGCCGCGGTCGTCGGGAGACGGATACAATGGGTACGTTTGCCTGTTCGTCGTGGTACTTCCTGCGCTTCGCCGACAACCACAACGATCAGGCCCTGGCCAGCCCGGAAGCGCTCAATTACTGGTTGCCGGTTGATATGTACGTCGGCGGTGCTGAACACGCTGTCATGCACCTGCTTTACGCCCGCTTCTGGACGAAGGTGCTCTACGATCTCGGTGTGGTGAATTTCTTTGAGCCATTCACCCGCCTGCGCAATCAAGGTCTGATCCTGGCCCCACCACGTGAGGTGAACGGCGAGATCGTGATCGAAAAGATGTCGAAGTCGAAGGGCAACGTAATTACACCCGATGAGGTGGTTGCCGAACACGGTGCCGATGCCCTGCGCGGCTACGAAGCCTTCATTTCAGACTTCGAGCTTTCGGTGCCCTGGAGTACCGATGGTGTACCCGGCGTAAAACGGTGGCTCGACCGGGTCTGGCGCATTGTGCTCTCCCCAACGGCTGAACGTGGTCAAACCAGTGCGGTCATGAACGAACGGCAACTGCGGCGGGTGACCCATCAGACCATTCAGCGCGTGGAAAACGATATTCTGAACTTTAAGTTCAATACGATGGTCGCGGCGCTGATGGAATTCACCAATACCCTCTATCGCGCCCGTGATGCCGGTCTGTCCGGAACACCGGCATGGCAAGAGGCGATTGAGACGTTGCTGCTGCTGATGGCACCGATCACACCGCATATCAGCGAGGAGCTGTGGGCACGCCTCGGCAAACCCTACAGTATCCACCAGCAACGCTGGCCGGTTGCCGATCCGGCAGTCGCCGCCGAGGAAGAGGTCGAGATTGTGGTGCAGGTGAACGGCAAAGTGCGTGGAAAATTGACCGTACCGGTCGATCTCGATGAAGCGCAACTCCGTGAGCTGGCACTAAATAACGAACGGGTACAGCAGTTTATTAACAGCAAGCCGATCCAAAACGTGATCGTTGTACCCCGGCGCCTGGTAAATATCGTCGTTGGCGCATAG
- a CDS encoding GAF domain-containing protein, with the protein MKNEPLSIKRSELHPESLLRIATAIETAATLDELLLLALNEFVQGLDVSMCGVLLLDPTGETISLVSTFPPRVSLPPPLPLRDFPLVRQSLQQRQAHQISDVTTLSGQSNRSAETMYLLRMLSEARIRSLLIIPLVAQDQVIGALAFATIDQVRQFDEKEVYVARLMASQLAAAITSFRMIEEAARREAELATLNDIAAAVTSSLDPREIYHLVMEKINQFFHVDAGSLLMLDEETGELVFVMTLEEGQEKLVGLRVPPGLGIVGDVARTQQYAIVHDPEQDARFYRQVSEGIGYNVQSILCVPIVVKGRTIGVIELLNKRTGHFTEEEAIRLTRMAATIGIALENAHLFQQVSTVRDRFEAIVNSTSDGILMADMRGVVVTGNPAAARIFHRSREALIGCRLAELIEELMNKALVVEEPPWLNEGAPHRVIEMELSEGAVRYLRHTILPVRDTAGMQIGSLALFEDIAKERELARLRDD; encoded by the coding sequence ATGAAGAATGAACCATTGTCGATAAAACGATCAGAGTTACATCCTGAGAGTCTATTACGGATTGCAACTGCGATAGAAACGGCAGCAACCCTCGATGAACTCCTCTTGCTGGCGCTGAATGAATTTGTTCAGGGGTTGGATGTCTCGATGTGTGGTGTGCTGCTTCTCGATCCGACGGGTGAAACGATCTCGCTGGTCAGTACATTTCCGCCACGGGTTTCGTTACCGCCGCCCCTCCCGCTACGCGATTTCCCTCTCGTGCGCCAGTCGTTGCAACAGCGACAGGCGCATCAGATATCGGATGTCACCACTCTTTCGGGGCAGAGTAACCGCTCGGCAGAAACGATGTATCTGCTAAGAATGCTCTCCGAAGCCCGTATCCGTTCACTCTTGATCATCCCACTGGTTGCGCAAGATCAGGTGATTGGTGCATTAGCCTTTGCAACTATCGATCAGGTGCGTCAGTTTGACGAGAAAGAGGTCTATGTTGCCCGCCTGATGGCCAGTCAATTGGCGGCTGCCATCACCTCATTTCGGATGATCGAAGAAGCGGCACGCCGTGAAGCAGAGCTGGCAACCTTGAACGATATTGCTGCGGCAGTCACCTCATCCCTGGACCCGCGAGAGATTTACCATCTGGTGATGGAAAAGATTAACCAGTTCTTCCACGTCGATGCCGGTTCGCTGCTTATGCTCGATGAAGAGACGGGTGAACTGGTCTTTGTGATGACCCTGGAGGAAGGGCAGGAAAAGCTGGTCGGCTTGCGTGTGCCACCTGGCCTGGGGATTGTTGGTGATGTGGCACGCACGCAGCAATATGCGATTGTGCATGACCCGGAACAAGATGCACGCTTCTACCGTCAGGTCAGTGAAGGGATTGGCTACAATGTTCAGTCTATCCTCTGTGTGCCAATCGTGGTGAAAGGGCGCACAATTGGGGTGATCGAGCTACTGAACAAGCGTACCGGCCACTTTACTGAAGAGGAAGCGATTCGGCTCACCCGGATGGCGGCGACGATTGGGATTGCGCTAGAGAATGCCCATCTGTTTCAACAGGTCAGCACAGTCCGTGATCGCTTCGAGGCCATTGTTAATTCAACCAGCGATGGGATTCTCATGGCCGATATGCGCGGGGTCGTCGTTACCGGAAATCCGGCTGCTGCCCGTATCTTCCATCGTTCACGTGAGGCGCTAATCGGGTGTCGGCTTGCAGAGTTGATCGAAGAATTGATGAACAAAGCGCTGGTGGTAGAGGAGCCGCCGTGGTTGAATGAAGGCGCACCACATCGTGTGATTGAGATGGAATTAAGCGAGGGAGCTGTCCGTTATCTTCGCCATACCATTTTACCGGTGCGCGATACTGCGGGGATGCAGATCGGCAGTCTGGCTCTGTTTGAAGACATTGCGAAAGAGCGAGAGCTGGCGCGTTTGCGTGATGATTAA
- a CDS encoding GAF domain-containing protein, translating into MYLPRSNLHRIFALTLPGGIALGLLLYALLDIVTRWGNGETALTFGVALILGGIIGLVLSLVAWLSLRYALHEARQHAVRALNADLPPLTDTDPLVALRQTVADAVAAVPRSSTLVTLAQRLCMASDREAMLAAVAETLSEHLPVRGVVLLLHDVERALLFPSAAWGIGVARRTTTFDINSSAVGRALRERRSVHLSSVQMRELLNTASPQTLTVVSWPLWVQQTPIGSLCLILAGTDLRLNEEQQQLVEHSTTLFTAYLQTTIYRQWLEREQNRLAIFERIAGSVAEQPDLGRALVQLLQIAAELTESSHGTFLLIDAETLTIRTRITLSGGDVLPLNLASAPILRHGLAGWVLRAQRGVIIDDIERDTRWIPTPGLELMRSALSVPLFHGERPIGVLTLASLNPYHYSQRSLALVSVLAAYAITVMVRYGYEGIVEPEHLFHARRLLSRYLPPTTVRELMGQQAKLMQALQPQAVSGVFVYACLRGIERLTDLTAQQLFERVAAPFHNVCRSVVHQQRGVYIAIDERSFSAVFGFPQPQSDDAVRALETARKVQAVLGDVRLQWRQQFGVDLALAGGITTGQVVIGVIGQADNATMAWSGAAVREAQRLCQLARNDEIVVAESVLKTVPSGQFVLEPLTPVSLHNGNEPASVYRLAGHL; encoded by the coding sequence GTGTATCTGCCACGTAGCAATCTGCATCGCATCTTTGCCCTTACTCTGCCAGGTGGGATTGCACTTGGGCTGCTGCTGTATGCTCTGCTTGATATTGTGACACGCTGGGGTAATGGCGAAACGGCGCTGACGTTTGGCGTTGCGCTTATCCTTGGCGGTATCATTGGCCTGGTCTTGTCACTTGTGGCATGGCTTAGCCTCCGCTATGCCTTGCATGAGGCGCGGCAACACGCAGTACGGGCATTGAATGCAGACCTTCCACCACTGACCGATACCGATCCACTGGTTGCATTACGTCAGACCGTTGCCGATGCAGTTGCGGCAGTGCCACGCTCTTCAACGCTGGTAACACTGGCTCAGCGGCTCTGTATGGCCTCTGATCGCGAGGCCATGCTGGCAGCGGTTGCCGAGACCCTATCTGAACATCTGCCGGTACGCGGTGTTGTGTTGCTCTTGCACGATGTCGAGCGAGCACTTTTGTTTCCGTCGGCAGCCTGGGGGATCGGTGTTGCCCGGCGAACAACCACATTTGACATCAACAGTAGTGCCGTTGGTCGGGCGTTGCGTGAACGACGCTCTGTTCATCTTTCAAGTGTACAGATGCGGGAATTGTTGAATACCGCTTCGCCTCAGACCTTGACGGTCGTGAGCTGGCCGTTATGGGTGCAACAAACGCCTATCGGATCGCTTTGTTTGATATTAGCCGGTACCGATCTGCGCTTGAATGAAGAACAACAACAGTTGGTTGAGCACAGTACTACGCTCTTTACAGCTTATCTGCAGACAACGATCTACCGGCAATGGCTGGAACGAGAACAGAATCGCCTGGCGATATTCGAGCGGATTGCCGGCAGTGTGGCCGAACAACCTGATCTTGGGCGAGCGCTGGTACAACTCTTGCAAATTGCTGCTGAGCTGACCGAGTCAAGTCACGGCACCTTCTTATTGATCGACGCCGAGACGTTGACCATTCGTACCCGGATTACGCTCAGCGGTGGCGATGTATTACCGCTTAACCTGGCATCAGCGCCGATTCTCAGGCATGGGCTGGCCGGTTGGGTGCTCCGTGCCCAACGTGGGGTCATCATCGATGATATTGAACGTGATACACGCTGGATTCCGACTCCTGGCCTGGAGTTGATGCGTTCCGCGCTCTCGGTGCCGCTGTTCCACGGCGAACGACCAATCGGTGTGTTGACGCTGGCCAGCCTTAACCCCTATCATTATAGCCAGCGTTCACTGGCACTGGTATCGGTGCTGGCAGCGTATGCGATTACCGTCATGGTGCGCTACGGCTACGAAGGGATTGTTGAGCCAGAGCACCTGTTTCACGCCCGGCGGTTGCTGAGTAGATATTTACCACCGACCACGGTACGTGAATTGATGGGTCAGCAAGCGAAGTTAATGCAGGCGCTACAGCCGCAGGCGGTCTCTGGGGTGTTCGTTTACGCCTGCTTGCGCGGGATCGAGCGTCTGACCGATCTGACCGCTCAACAGTTGTTTGAACGTGTTGCAGCTCCGTTCCATAACGTGTGTCGGTCGGTAGTTCATCAACAGCGCGGGGTCTACATCGCAATCGACGAGCGAAGTTTCAGCGCAGTCTTTGGCTTTCCACAGCCACAATCTGATGATGCAGTACGGGCATTGGAGACGGCACGCAAAGTTCAGGCTGTACTTGGCGATGTACGGTTGCAATGGCGACAACAGTTTGGGGTTGATCTCGCGCTGGCCGGTGGTATTACTACCGGGCAAGTGGTTATTGGCGTGATTGGTCAGGCCGACAATGCAACAATGGCCTGGTCTGGCGCTGCGGTGCGGGAAGCGCAACGATTGTGTCAATTAGCGCGTAATGATGAGATAGTGGTAGCTGAGAGTGTCTTGAAGACTGTGCCATCCGGTCAATTTGTTCTTGAGCCGTTGACGCCGGTTAGTTTACATAATGGAAACGAACCGGCTTCGGTGTATCGATTGGCCGGCCATTTGTGA
- a CDS encoding ATP-binding protein — MRQVITVLRSRILFTIILPYLLLMIMVMLVGSGIAMTLVAGSWQERFNNQLGQVARNFAETLALREISNIAYLGQIVFTAANADSGAPAVVDAIARRDEDGLAIALRGLWTLGQSNENISPDRLIVFDSSGMALLDWERAPVGDEPTRYVGTNLAGLPLIEQVLQGVQTPVGSDEILGDKYSGLIAFQQADGSQVLHFFTVAPVYARADDADVPQLLGGVLVAQRLDRTLNFLQERSQAALTVWLDSNGDLLAATVPESFRPLFRLNADQIEMLVRMNALGTCLDIGNLTGRLVTPIEPVRLPTCSLSTTISAGDYEYQLVYAPLLIRGSQSGYFAVGLSRDFILSAWASSRNAVIGVTAGLALAAVIVGYWVARQITRPLDELVAVADAVSAGDLDRRSTVQAENELGRLAFAFNQMTAHLLHLYQTSRQLNRELQIDAILQIATNSATDLQPQTEAIAIVPDTDGWRFRVRTNAPLNYATLTEHALTTLPVNGETQLVPYTDPLLAAGGVQSALVVPLLREQQTIGALIFAHPERNAFSSAVLPHLQAIANMTVVALVNALLYEAAQRDAEQRRAILASISDGVIVSDARGRIVLLNPAARQLLQPVLPAHADLSIHDLPLTGKEARSELFGRPEEVVTIGHRFLTVGRAPVCMTDGTRLGEVIVLHDVTSAIQIDRAKTDFIATISHELRTPLTIVRGYLELILRQSASALDAEQRDMLEEVRQSAIQMTHLVNNAIMVANLDAGQIEVQIQPVALAPVIEEALRPYRAVLSERDIQVLLVLPDDLPPVLADRELLKQALSQLFDNARRYVHQGQILVSAGVDSDTLWLAISDTGPGIPTEIMGRLFTRFQRVDGNNSAQRGGGLGLAITRQLLELQGGSITVTSTPGQGSTFTIRLRYPKERGRVVGG; from the coding sequence GTGCGGCAGGTCATCACTGTTTTACGTTCGCGTATTCTGTTTACGATCATCCTGCCTTACCTGCTCCTGATGATCATGGTGATGCTCGTCGGTTCGGGTATTGCGATGACGCTGGTAGCGGGAAGCTGGCAGGAACGATTCAATAATCAACTCGGGCAGGTTGCACGCAACTTTGCCGAAACCCTGGCTTTGCGCGAGATTAGCAATATTGCCTACCTCGGACAAATCGTGTTTACCGCAGCCAATGCCGATAGCGGTGCACCAGCGGTGGTCGACGCTATTGCCCGCCGTGATGAAGATGGGCTGGCAATTGCACTGCGCGGTTTGTGGACACTGGGTCAGAGTAACGAGAATATTTCCCCAGATCGGCTGATAGTCTTCGATTCCTCCGGCATGGCGTTGCTCGACTGGGAACGCGCGCCGGTTGGGGATGAGCCAACCCGGTATGTTGGGACAAACCTTGCCGGCTTGCCGTTGATCGAACAGGTCTTGCAAGGTGTACAGACACCGGTTGGCTCTGACGAAATTCTGGGTGATAAGTATAGTGGGTTGATTGCTTTCCAACAGGCTGATGGCAGTCAGGTTTTGCACTTCTTTACGGTAGCTCCCGTCTATGCCCGTGCCGATGATGCTGACGTGCCACAATTGCTGGGTGGTGTGCTGGTTGCGCAACGGCTCGACCGGACGCTGAACTTTTTGCAGGAGCGTAGCCAGGCTGCCTTGACCGTGTGGTTAGACAGCAATGGCGATCTCCTGGCTGCTACTGTACCAGAGAGTTTTCGCCCTCTGTTTCGTCTGAATGCGGATCAGATCGAGATGTTGGTGCGCATGAATGCGCTCGGTACCTGTCTCGACATTGGCAATCTAACCGGACGGTTGGTAACCCCTATCGAGCCGGTGCGTCTGCCGACCTGTTCGTTGTCGACCACGATCAGCGCCGGCGACTACGAATATCAACTGGTGTACGCGCCATTGTTGATAAGAGGCTCCCAAAGCGGCTATTTCGCTGTTGGACTGTCACGTGATTTTATCCTGAGCGCCTGGGCCAGCAGTCGCAACGCAGTTATCGGCGTTACTGCCGGCCTGGCATTAGCGGCGGTGATTGTTGGCTACTGGGTTGCCCGTCAAATTACCCGTCCACTCGACGAACTAGTCGCAGTAGCCGATGCGGTTAGTGCCGGCGATCTCGACCGGCGCAGTACAGTGCAGGCGGAAAATGAGTTGGGGCGGCTGGCATTCGCCTTTAACCAGATGACGGCGCATCTGTTGCATTTGTATCAGACCAGCCGTCAGCTTAACCGTGAATTGCAGATTGATGCCATTTTGCAGATTGCCACCAACAGTGCTACCGATCTCCAACCCCAAACAGAAGCTATTGCCATCGTTCCCGATACCGATGGCTGGCGCTTTCGGGTGCGCACGAATGCACCACTGAATTATGCGACGCTAACCGAACATGCGCTGACTACACTGCCGGTAAATGGTGAAACGCAACTGGTGCCCTACACCGATCCGTTGCTGGCTGCCGGTGGGGTGCAAAGTGCTCTGGTGGTGCCATTGCTTCGTGAGCAGCAGACAATTGGTGCGCTTATCTTTGCCCATCCAGAGCGAAATGCCTTTTCATCTGCCGTGCTGCCGCATTTACAGGCGATTGCCAACATGACAGTAGTGGCTTTGGTGAATGCACTGCTGTATGAAGCTGCGCAACGCGATGCCGAACAGCGCCGTGCTATTCTGGCCTCAATCAGTGATGGTGTGATTGTCAGTGACGCGCGAGGACGGATTGTATTGCTGAATCCGGCAGCCCGGCAGTTGCTGCAACCGGTGCTGCCGGCACATGCCGATCTTTCGATCCACGACCTGCCATTAACCGGTAAAGAGGCGCGTTCCGAGCTGTTTGGCCGACCAGAAGAAGTTGTTACGATTGGTCATCGCTTTCTGACCGTAGGACGAGCACCGGTATGTATGACTGATGGTACCCGGCTCGGTGAGGTGATCGTGTTGCACGATGTTACATCAGCGATCCAGATTGATCGGGCCAAGACCGATTTTATCGCCACGATTTCGCACGAGTTGCGCACACCGCTGACGATTGTTCGCGGCTACCTCGAACTGATCCTGCGGCAATCGGCATCAGCGCTCGACGCCGAGCAACGTGACATGCTGGAAGAGGTGCGCCAGAGTGCTATCCAGATGACCCATCTGGTCAATAATGCGATTATGGTCGCCAATCTCGATGCCGGCCAGATTGAGGTGCAGATCCAGCCGGTAGCACTGGCGCCGGTCATCGAAGAGGCACTGCGTCCTTATCGGGCTGTGTTGAGTGAGCGTGACATTCAGGTACTGCTCGTTCTCCCGGACGATCTGCCTCCAGTTCTGGCTGACCGTGAGTTGTTGAAGCAGGCATTGAGTCAGTTGTTCGATAATGCCCGTCGTTACGTACACCAGGGCCAGATATTGGTGAGCGCAGGGGTCGATAGTGATACACTCTGGCTGGCGATCAGTGATACCGGCCCTGGTATTCCGACCGAGATTATGGGGCGTTTGTTTACCCGCTTCCAACGGGTTGACGGGAATAATTCTGCTCAGCGTGGCGGTGGATTAGGTCTGGCAATCACACGTCAGTTGTTGGAGTTGCAGGGTGGTTCGATAACCGTGACCAGCACGCCCGGTCAGGGAAGCACCTTCACGATCCGGTTACGTTATCCGAAGGAGCGGGGACGTGTCGTCGGCGGGTAA
- a CDS encoding sensor histidine kinase, which produces MINTGMLIHDLRVPLTAIMNGIMMVQRGLGGSISPQQQELLSIAYQGSETMLAMVNTLLDISKLEQGRMTLNYEQLSPYDLVEDAVERLQVAAQQRQITLARDLPAGLPQIEVDRDKIVRVLQNLIDNAVKFSPDRGAVTIGARYLSLPTDATGGEHPALSFTIPALLAGEWLVYWVRDEGPGIPPQYHARIFEKFGQVQQQKSRGTGLGLTFCKLAVEAHHGQIWLQSREGLGSTFAFALPVKRCDS; this is translated from the coding sequence ATGATTAACACCGGGATGCTGATCCACGATCTGCGGGTGCCACTGACCGCGATCATGAACGGCATTATGATGGTGCAGCGGGGATTGGGAGGCTCAATCTCTCCTCAGCAGCAAGAGTTATTGAGCATTGCCTATCAGGGTAGCGAAACGATGCTGGCGATGGTCAATACCCTGCTTGACATCAGCAAGCTGGAGCAGGGGCGGATGACGCTGAACTATGAACAGCTCTCACCGTATGATCTGGTCGAGGATGCTGTTGAGCGGCTTCAGGTAGCAGCTCAGCAACGGCAGATTACGCTGGCTCGTGACCTGCCCGCTGGATTGCCACAGATTGAGGTTGATCGGGATAAGATTGTTCGTGTTTTGCAAAATCTGATCGATAACGCGGTTAAATTCTCTCCCGACAGGGGGGCCGTGACGATAGGTGCGCGCTATCTATCATTGCCAACCGATGCAACCGGCGGTGAACATCCGGCTCTCTCCTTTACCATCCCGGCATTGCTCGCCGGCGAGTGGCTGGTCTACTGGGTACGGGATGAAGGGCCTGGGATTCCTCCCCAATACCACGCTCGTATCTTCGAGAAGTTTGGGCAGGTACAACAGCAGAAGTCGCGTGGGACAGGGCTAGGGCTTACCTTCTGCAAGCTGGCTGTCGAAGCGCACCACGGTCAAATCTGGTTGCAAAGCCGTGAAGGATTGGGTAGTACGTTTGCGTTTGCGCTGCCGGTGAAACGCTGCGACTCCTGA
- a CDS encoding type II toxin-antitoxin system Phd/YefM family antitoxin yields MLTKQIDVKEVQTRLQELLAQIALGEEWILTDGNKPIARLVPIASRVAGLHAGATWTSFDFDDPLADEFWMGSA; encoded by the coding sequence ATGCTGACTAAACAAATAGATGTAAAGGAAGTCCAGACGCGATTACAAGAGTTGCTTGCTCAGATCGCCTTAGGGGAAGAGTGGATCCTCACTGATGGAAACAAACCCATTGCCCGCCTTGTGCCTATAGCTTCTCGGGTGGCGGGTTTACACGCAGGAGCTACGTGGACGAGTTTCGACTTCGATGACCCCTTGGCTGACGAGTTCTGGATGGGCAGCGCATGA